GGCGAACCCGTTCATTCTCAACGATCCCAAGCTCATGGATTTTCACTTTTTCTTCACCCGCAAACTCATGTTCGTCAAAGAAGCGGACGCGGTGGTGATCTTTCCAGGCGGCTTCGGCACCCGCGATGAACTCTTAGAGTCGATCACGTTAGCGCAGACCGGCAAGAGCCAGCTGGTGCCGATCATCTTGATGGACCTGCCGGAAGGGACTTACTGGTCGCGCTGGCAAGATTTTCTACGCGACGACGTGATGAGCCGGGGGTATATCGTCGAGAGAGAAATGAAATTTTTCAAAATCCACACTGACCCGGGTGCAACGGTCAAGGAGATCACGAGCTTTTACCGGAATTTTCACTCTTATCGCTTCGTCAAGCAGGACCTCGTAATCCGGCTCAACCGTCCACCGCTGCCCGCACTGATCGACCGGTTGAACCGCGACTTCGCCGATATCCTTTCAGACGGCAAAATCAGACAAACCGAGCCCTTGGCCGGCGAAGCTGACGATCCCGACACGCTGCACTTGCACCGGCTCCTGGTGCGTTTCAACCGCGAAGATTTTTTCCGGCTGCGCCAAATGATAGACGAGATCAACGGCGTGGAGTGACGGTAAGAAAAACCTAAGCCGTATTTCACCGTAAGAAATTGTCGTGGCGAAAAAATTTTCGCCCTCGCCCCGCGACATAGACGCGTCGTTCAAGCCAATTGAACCACTGCCAATTCCCGGTAGTGGTTCAGTTTCGCCAATACTTGTAGGGGCGGACCTATGTGTCCGCCCGTCCGGAGGGCCGACACGCAGGTCAGCCCCTACATTGAGATGCGACGTCAAAATCAAACTGAACCATTGCCCAATTCCCGTACTGCTTGACAGTGACCCGCGATTAGCATGAGAATCGGCGCGAACTCATCCAAGACTGAACCACACCATTCCAAGAGGAGAACAACAATGGCTTACAATATGATTTCCGCCGACGATCACATCGACTTGGGATATTTACCGCGCGATTTGTGGACCGAGCGCATGCCCAAGTCTATGCTCGACCGCGCACCTCACGTTGAGGACCGCGGCGACAAGGGCGAGTACTGGGTATGCGACGGCGAGACCTGGGCCGATTATCGCGGCGAACGCTGGTTCGCCAGAACTAATCGCACGCGTCTCGCTCTCGACCGCGGCGGCGTCGGCGAAGCGCACCGGCCGACGACCACGGCGAAACGGCTCGCCGACATGGATCGCGACGGCGTCGAAGCCTCGCTGATGTTTCCGCCGATCATCGCCATGCAAGTCGGCGACGCCGAGCTACGCAACGCCACCGTGCGCGCCTACAACGACTGGGCGCTAGATTTTGGCAAGAGCGCGCCCAAGCGGTTCTTTCCCGTCGCCATGCTCTCCAGCTGCGACGCCGCATCAGCCCGCGATGAAGTCATCCGCGTCGCCCAGTTGGGTTTCAAAGAAGCCAACTTCTTGGTCAACGACGTGACCCTGGAAATGAACCTGAAGCCCTGGGATATTTTTTGGGACGCCGCCGAGGAAGCCGGCATCGTCGTCTCCTATCACGTCGGCGGCAGCGTGCAGAAAAACTCGGTGCGCGCCACCATCGACTCGGTCAAACCGGGCGACCACCAAGGCGTCTTCGATATGGGACTGAGCAACGGCGCGACTTCGTTTTTCAATCCCTTCGTCAACATGTTCAACTTCGGCACCCTGGAGCGCCATCCTAAATTGAAATTCTGCCTGGCCGAGTCGGCCATCGGCTGGATACCGTTTGTCGTGCAGGAAATGGACTATCGCTACAAAAGACAATTCGAGCGCAGAAAAGCGGCGGAAATCCCGCTCAAGAACATGCCCAGCGAAATTTTTAAACGCCAAGTCTGGGCGACCTATCAAACCGACTTGGTCGGCCTCCACCTGGTTGAATTTTTCGGCGACGGCCACATCATGTGGGGATCGGACTATCCCCATCCCGACAGCACCTGGCCGTTCTCCAAAGAAGTGATCGAGAAAGACTCTGCCCACCTGGCGGCCGACATCAAAAAGAAAGTCCTGCGCGACAACGCGGCGGCGCTGTACGGTTTGGCAAATTAACAAAGGTCGGGGCGAAAGATTTTTCGCCCTTACTGACGCTCGCGCTTTCGTGGTAAATACAAATCTCCCATTGAAGAGGTAGATCATGGCGAAAAACGGCTTTAAGATTTTGGACAGCGACATGCACGTCATGGAGCCGCCCGATCTGTGGGAAAAGTACATCGACAAAAAATTCCGCCATCGCGCGCCGCGCGGTGTGACCAGCCACAACGTGCGCGATTTGCGCTTGGTCCATCCCGACGGCGTCGAATGGTCGCGCAAAACCACGCCGGCCAACGATCCCGCCAAGGGAAAGAATTTCGAAGAGAAGCAGCAGATCCTCGGCAACGATGCCGCCCGCGGCTGGACCAACGAAGTGCAGTTGGAAGCGATGGACATCGAGGGCATCGACATCGCCGTGCTCTACCCGACCCGCGGCCTGCGCGCGTTAGTCGATGAGCGCATGGATCCGGAATTCGGCGCCGCCATGGCGCGCGCCTACAACGACTGGATGCACGATTTCTGCGCCCGCGATCCCAAACGTTTGATCGGCGCCGGCATGCTCTCGCCGTTTAACATGGACGATGCCGTCAACGAAGCACGCCGCTGCGCCGAGCAGTTGGGCTTTCGCGCCGCCTTCCTGCGCGCCAACCCATTGGTCGATCACCAATGGCAAAGCGCCTATTACGACCCGCTGTGGAGCGCGCTCGAAGAGTTGAACATCTCGGTGGGATTTCATGAGTCCACCGGCACCGGACGCAATCAAGTCGGCGAGCGCTTGGAACCCAACTTCATGTTGCGCCGCGTGTTCGCCCAGCCCATGGAACAGATGCTCGCGCTGGGCTGCTTTTGCGGCGGCGGCGTGCTCGCACGTCATCCCAAACTACGCGTCGCGTTTTTAGAAGCCAACTGCAGCTGGCTGCCCTGGCTCCTGTGGCGTTTGGACGAAGCCTGGGAACTCGACGGCGATGTTTGGGCCAAAGACGTCAAAGAAAAACCCAGCGAATATTTCAAACGCCAATGCGTCGTCTCCATCGAGCCCGATGAAATGATCGCCAACAACGTGCTCCAACAAGTCGGCAACGGCAATTTAGTTTTCTCCACCGATTATCCCCACGTCGACTCGCGCTATCCCGAAGCGACCAACCATTTTCTCCGTCTGCCCTTCTCCGACGAAGACAAGCGAAAGATCCTTTGGGACAACTGCGCGAAGTATTACGCTATGTAGAAAGATCGTGATTCACCACGAAGTGAATGAAGAGCACGAAGCTTGCGGAGAAATGATTCCGAACCTCGTGTCCTTCGTGGTGAAAACATCCCTTCGCTTTTCCGGCAATGCTCCGCGACGGCTTAACCATCTCGTCAAACTTTCGCATCGATCTGGTTGGCCAGCGCGTGGCGCTCGTCGTTGTGATCCTCGCGGTTTGGTGGTTCGCCGCCCTTTCGGTGCCCCATTATATTCTGCCCGGCCCGGCACGGGTCTGGGACGCGTTCAGCCGCATTACGGCCAATGGCGATTTGTGGAATAACGTCGCCATTACCCTCTGGCGCGTCGCTGCGGGCTTTGTCGTCGCGGCGCTGGTCGGCCTGCCCTTCGGCATCCTGCTCGGCGCCAATCGCCGTGTCGGCGATTTTTTCGAACCGGTGATCCCGGTATTAAACAGTGTCTCCTCGGCGATCTGGGCGATCTTCGCGATCATCTGGTTCGGCATCTCCAACGCCACGACTATTTTCGTCGTGTTCATGACCGCCATGCCGTTGATCGTCACCAACGTCTGGCAGGGCACGCGCACCGTCAACGCCGACTTCATCGAACTCGCCAAGGTGCTGCGCATGCCCGACTGGAAGGTGATGGTAAAAATCTATTTTCCGACCATCTTGCCGCATTTCTTTTCCGGCGCGCGGCTCGCCTTCGGCTTTGGCTGGCGCGTCTCGCTGGTCGCCGAGACCATCGGTTCATCGAGCGGCGTCGGCTACCGTTTGCGCCAGGCGGCCGATCTGATTCAGACCGATCAGGTTTTCGCCTGGACGTTAACGCTCGTCGTACTCATGGCGACGCTCGAAATGGGTATGCTGAAACCGCTGGAAAATTATCTCTTCCGCTGGCAAAAAGAGGCGCCGCGGCAATGAAGACCGACACTTCAACGCCGGCGATTCGCCTCGCTGGCATCCATAAAAGTTTCATCACCGCCGGCAAATCTCTCGTCGTCCTCGGCAACATCGACCTCAGCGTTGCGACGGGCACCATCGTCGCTTTGCTCGGCGCCTCGGGCTCGGGCAAGAGCACACTATTGAACTTAATCTCCGGTTTGATCCAAACCGACCGCGGCGAGATTCGCCTTCAGGGCGCCGCCGGCAGCGAATTTAACGACTGGCGGCGCATCAGTTACATGTTTCAAGAAGATCGCTTGCTGCCGTGGCGCAGCACGCTCGCCAACATCGAGTTTGCCCTGGAAGCCGGTTCCATGGCCAAAGCCGAGCGCCGCCAGCGTGCCCGCGAGGTTTTACAGCTGGTCAATCTCGGCGATTTTGAAAAAGCCTTCCCCTACCAACTTTCCGGCGGCATGCGCAGCCGCGTGGCGCTGGCGCGCAGCCTGGTGACCAGGCCGACAATTTTACTGATGGACGAGCCGTTTTCACGTCTCGACGCCCAGACCCGTGGGCAGATACATGCCGAGCTATTGCGCATTCACCAGGTCACGCCGCTGACGATTCTGTTCGTCACCCATGACGTCGAAGAAGCCGTCGTGCTCGCCGAC
This sequence is a window from Deltaproteobacteria bacterium. Protein-coding genes within it:
- a CDS encoding LOG family protein encodes the protein MEPMEQQPKTLVDMVAQINEWLAAQDRSGNADQLARILKTVVKLSHDDGARGDVKILNRAMQELRHAFRIFAPYRHIRKVSIFGSTRVAESDPYYALARSVAQGLAEAGIMVITGAGPGIMQAGHEGAGREKSFGVNIRLPSVQAANPFILNDPKLMDFHFFFTRKLMFVKEADAVVIFPGGFGTRDELLESITLAQTGKSQLVPIILMDLPEGTYWSRWQDFLRDDVMSRGYIVEREMKFFKIHTDPGATVKEITSFYRNFHSYRFVKQDLVIRLNRPPLPALIDRLNRDFADILSDGKIRQTEPLAGEADDPDTLHLHRLLVRFNREDFFRLRQMIDEINGVE
- a CDS encoding amidohydrolase, which codes for MRIGANSSKTEPHHSKRRTTMAYNMISADDHIDLGYLPRDLWTERMPKSMLDRAPHVEDRGDKGEYWVCDGETWADYRGERWFARTNRTRLALDRGGVGEAHRPTTTAKRLADMDRDGVEASLMFPPIIAMQVGDAELRNATVRAYNDWALDFGKSAPKRFFPVAMLSSCDAASARDEVIRVAQLGFKEANFLVNDVTLEMNLKPWDIFWDAAEEAGIVVSYHVGGSVQKNSVRATIDSVKPGDHQGVFDMGLSNGATSFFNPFVNMFNFGTLERHPKLKFCLAESAIGWIPFVVQEMDYRYKRQFERRKAAEIPLKNMPSEIFKRQVWATYQTDLVGLHLVEFFGDGHIMWGSDYPHPDSTWPFSKEVIEKDSAHLAADIKKKVLRDNAAALYGLAN
- a CDS encoding amidohydrolase, producing the protein MAKNGFKILDSDMHVMEPPDLWEKYIDKKFRHRAPRGVTSHNVRDLRLVHPDGVEWSRKTTPANDPAKGKNFEEKQQILGNDAARGWTNEVQLEAMDIEGIDIAVLYPTRGLRALVDERMDPEFGAAMARAYNDWMHDFCARDPKRLIGAGMLSPFNMDDAVNEARRCAEQLGFRAAFLRANPLVDHQWQSAYYDPLWSALEELNISVGFHESTGTGRNQVGERLEPNFMLRRVFAQPMEQMLALGCFCGGGVLARHPKLRVAFLEANCSWLPWLLWRLDEAWELDGDVWAKDVKEKPSEYFKRQCVVSIEPDEMIANNVLQQVGNGNLVFSTDYPHVDSRYPEATNHFLRLPFSDEDKRKILWDNCAKYYAM
- a CDS encoding ABC transporter permease, coding for MLRDGLTISSNFRIDLVGQRVALVVVILAVWWFAALSVPHYILPGPARVWDAFSRITANGDLWNNVAITLWRVAAGFVVAALVGLPFGILLGANRRVGDFFEPVIPVLNSVSSAIWAIFAIIWFGISNATTIFVVFMTAMPLIVTNVWQGTRTVNADFIELAKVLRMPDWKVMVKIYFPTILPHFFSGARLAFGFGWRVSLVAETIGSSSGVGYRLRQAADLIQTDQVFAWTLTLVVLMATLEMGMLKPLENYLFRWQKEAPRQ
- a CDS encoding ABC transporter ATP-binding protein, which produces MKTDTSTPAIRLAGIHKSFITAGKSLVVLGNIDLSVATGTIVALLGASGSGKSTLLNLISGLIQTDRGEIRLQGAAGSEFNDWRRISYMFQEDRLLPWRSTLANIEFALEAGSMAKAERRQRAREVLQLVNLGDFEKAFPYQLSGGMRSRVALARSLVTRPTILLMDEPFSRLDAQTRGQIHAELLRIHQVTPLTILFVTHDVEEAVVLADQVAVVSPRPATIRAIVDIDLTRPRDPTHAEATRYIQQLRELI